One Orrella dioscoreae genomic window carries:
- a CDS encoding carbon starvation CstA family protein: MQSSQSWLGRHLVWIGVALIGAFALGTVALSRGETINALWIVVAAVCVYLIAYRYYSRYIANTVLQLDATRMTPAWKHNDGLDYVPTNKHVLFGHHFAAIAGAGPLVGPVLAAQMGYLPGVLWILAGVVFAGAVQDFIVLFVSTRRDGRSLGDLIKAELGVVPGVIALFGAFMIMVIILAVLALIVVKALTHSPWGLFTVAATVPIALFMGVYLRYIRPGRIGEVSIIGFIGLMAAILFGQDVAASATWAPIFDMDGRGLTWVLIIYGFIAAVLPVWLLLAPRDYLSTFLKIGTIVGLALGIVFVAPDLKMPAVTKFVDGSGPVWSGNLFPFLFITIACGAVSGFHALISSGTTPKLIENETQARYIGYGGMLMESFVAIMALVAACVIEPGIYYAMNSPAALIGTTPEQVAQTVSSWGFLITPDQLTQMATDVGESTILSRAGGAPTLAVGMAYILHQFTGGEGMMAFWYHFAILFEALFILTAVDAGTRAGRFMLQDLLGTFSPALRRTESLPANLIATALCVSAWGYFLYQGVVDPLGGINTLWPLFGIANQMLAAIALTLGTVVLFKMKRDRYAWVTVVPTLWLLICTLTAGWQKLFHPDPKVSFLAHAARYKQAIADGTVLAPAKSLEQMSRIVFNDYVNAGLCVIFMAVVVSIVSFAARTVILARRNSQPTVKETPFELLPADAVAVKGAH; this comes from the coding sequence ATGCAAAGCAGTCAAAGCTGGCTAGGTCGTCACCTGGTCTGGATCGGGGTCGCCCTGATAGGCGCGTTCGCGCTCGGGACAGTCGCCCTGTCCCGGGGCGAAACCATCAATGCCCTGTGGATCGTCGTCGCGGCGGTCTGCGTCTACCTGATCGCGTATCGCTATTACAGCCGCTACATCGCCAATACGGTGCTGCAGCTGGACGCCACGCGCATGACGCCAGCCTGGAAGCACAACGACGGCCTGGACTACGTGCCCACCAACAAGCACGTGCTGTTCGGCCACCACTTCGCCGCCATCGCGGGCGCGGGTCCGCTGGTCGGCCCGGTGCTGGCCGCGCAGATGGGCTACCTGCCCGGCGTGCTGTGGATCCTGGCAGGCGTGGTCTTTGCCGGCGCCGTCCAGGACTTCATCGTGCTGTTCGTCTCGACGCGCCGCGACGGCCGTTCGCTGGGCGACCTGATCAAGGCCGAGCTCGGCGTGGTGCCTGGCGTGATCGCGCTGTTCGGCGCCTTCATGATCATGGTCATCATCCTGGCGGTCCTCGCGCTGATCGTCGTCAAGGCGCTCACGCACTCGCCCTGGGGTCTCTTCACCGTTGCCGCCACCGTGCCCATCGCGCTCTTCATGGGCGTGTACCTGCGCTACATCCGGCCGGGCCGCATCGGCGAGGTCTCCATCATCGGCTTCATCGGCCTCATGGCCGCCATCCTCTTCGGCCAGGACGTGGCCGCCAGCGCCACCTGGGCGCCCATCTTCGACATGGACGGCCGCGGCCTGACCTGGGTGCTGATCATCTATGGCTTCATTGCCGCCGTGCTGCCCGTGTGGCTGCTGCTGGCGCCGCGCGACTACCTGTCGACCTTCCTGAAGATCGGCACCATCGTCGGCCTGGCCCTGGGCATCGTCTTCGTCGCGCCCGACCTGAAGATGCCCGCGGTCACGAAATTCGTCGATGGCTCGGGCCCGGTGTGGTCGGGCAATCTGTTCCCCTTCCTCTTCATCACCATCGCCTGCGGCGCCGTCTCGGGCTTCCACGCGCTGATCTCCTCGGGCACCACGCCCAAGCTGATCGAGAACGAAACCCAGGCCCGCTACATCGGCTACGGCGGCATGCTGATGGAGTCCTTCGTCGCCATCATGGCCCTGGTCGCCGCTTGCGTGATCGAGCCCGGCATCTACTACGCCATGAACAGTCCGGCCGCCCTGATCGGCACCACGCCCGAGCAGGTGGCGCAGACGGTTTCCAGCTGGGGCTTCCTGATCACCCCTGACCAGCTCACGCAGATGGCCACGGACGTGGGCGAGAGCACCATCCTGTCGCGTGCCGGCGGCGCCCCGACGCTGGCCGTGGGCATGGCCTACATCCTGCACCAGTTCACCGGCGGCGAAGGCATGATGGCCTTCTGGTATCACTTCGCCATCCTGTTCGAGGCGCTCTTCATCCTGACCGCCGTGGACGCGGGCACCCGCGCCGGCCGCTTCATGCTGCAGGACCTGCTGGGCACGTTCTCGCCGGCGCTGCGCCGCACCGAGTCGCTGCCCGCCAACCTGATCGCCACCGCGCTCTGCGTGTCGGCCTGGGGCTACTTCCTGTACCAGGGCGTGGTCGATCCGCTGGGCGGCATCAACACGCTGTGGCCGCTCTTCGGCATCGCCAACCAGATGCTGGCCGCCATCGCGCTGACGCTGGGCACCGTGGTGCTGTTCAAGATGAAGCGTGACCGCTATGCGTGGGTGACGGTCGTGCCGACCCTCTGGCTGCTGATCTGCACGCTGACCGCGGGCTGGCAGAAGCTGTTCCATCCGGACCCCAAGGTCAGCTTCCTGGCGCACGCCGCTCGCTACAAGCAGGCGATTGCCGACGGCACCGTGCTGGCCCCCGCGAAGTCGCTGGAGCAGATGAGCCGCATCGTGTTCAACGACTACGTGAACGCCGGCCTGTGCGTGATCTTCATGGCGGTGGTGGTCAGCATCGTGAGCTTCGCCGCCCGCACCGTGATCCTGGCCCGCCGCAACAGCCAACCGACGGTGAAGGAAACGCCGTTTGAACTGCTGCCCGCCGACGCGGTCGCGGTCAAGGGCGCGCATTAA
- a CDS encoding cache domain-containing protein, with translation MKLRLKILLLAVVPLLLALAFLAYAVYHHGTTLSRQEKHAVEQAWLDSKQAELRHYVKLAQSVIQPLVGAQDSAAAQREALSLLSKMEFGRDGYFFVYDLNGLSLMHPRQPELVGRDVSVMRDALGQLVLQPLLAAARRSGAQGELVRYLWHKPSAQREMQKLGYVVAVPEWNWMLGTGIYLDDIETTLADLDAAAQGNIRNMLAWVAAIAFFGTLGVALCGLALNISDHKQSDAKLRLLARQVVQSQEEERARLSRELHDGVSQWLISTKLLLEAALARLRGLPGQDDPALQKVEQPLSGALDRLHATVGEIRRISHNLRPSLLDDLGLPAALSHLAREVTDATGEPPVLRSEVVVHGQEVKLPDAHNTVLYRIAQEALTNAVRHAQASTVQLALDYLPRHVQLSIRDNGQGFDYEDVQRAPEGGIGLRNMRERVAPLGGTMTLDSSPAGTRIVARLPLPA, from the coding sequence ATGAAGCTCCGACTCAAGATCCTGCTGCTTGCCGTTGTCCCCCTGCTGCTTGCCCTCGCCTTCCTGGCCTATGCCGTCTATCACCACGGGACGACGCTGAGCCGCCAGGAAAAGCACGCGGTCGAGCAGGCCTGGCTGGACAGCAAGCAGGCCGAGCTGCGCCACTATGTGAAGCTGGCGCAGAGCGTGATCCAGCCGCTGGTGGGCGCGCAAGACAGCGCCGCCGCCCAGCGCGAGGCGTTGTCGCTGCTGTCCAAGATGGAGTTCGGCCGTGACGGCTACTTCTTCGTCTATGACCTGAACGGCCTGAGCCTCATGCATCCGCGCCAGCCCGAACTGGTGGGCCGCGACGTCAGCGTGATGCGCGACGCGCTTGGCCAACTGGTGCTGCAACCGCTGTTGGCCGCCGCGCGGCGCAGCGGCGCGCAAGGCGAACTGGTGCGTTATCTCTGGCACAAGCCCTCGGCGCAACGCGAAATGCAGAAGCTGGGTTACGTCGTCGCCGTGCCCGAGTGGAACTGGATGCTGGGCACCGGCATCTACCTGGACGACATCGAGACAACGCTGGCCGACCTGGATGCCGCCGCGCAAGGCAACATCCGCAACATGCTGGCCTGGGTGGCCGCCATCGCCTTCTTCGGCACGCTGGGCGTGGCCTTGTGCGGCCTGGCGCTGAACATCAGCGACCACAAGCAATCCGACGCCAAGCTGCGCCTGCTGGCACGGCAGGTGGTGCAATCGCAGGAAGAAGAGCGCGCGCGGCTGTCGCGCGAGTTGCACGATGGCGTGAGCCAATGGCTGATTTCCACCAAGCTGCTGCTGGAAGCGGCGCTGGCGCGCCTGCGCGGGCTGCCCGGCCAGGACGACCCTGCGCTGCAGAAGGTGGAACAGCCGCTCAGCGGCGCGCTGGACAGGCTGCATGCCACGGTCGGCGAAATCCGCCGCATCTCGCACAACCTGCGTCCCTCTTTGCTCGACGACCTGGGGCTGCCCGCGGCGCTCAGCCACCTGGCGCGCGAAGTCACGGACGCGACCGGCGAGCCGCCGGTGCTGCGTTCAGAGGTGGTGGTGCACGGCCAGGAAGTGAAGCTGCCCGATGCGCACAACACCGTGCTGTACCGCATTGCCCAGGAAGCCCTGACCAACGCGGTGCGCCACGCGCAGGCCAGCACCGTGCAACTTGCGCTGGACTATCTGCCGCGCCACGTGCAGCTTTCCATCCGCGACAATGGCCAGGGCTTCGACTACGAAGACGTCCAGCGCGCCCCCGAAGGCGGCATCGGCCTGCGCAACATGCGCGAACGCGTGGCGCCGCTGGGCGGCACGATGACGCTGGACTCGAGCCCCGCCGGCACGCGCATCGTCGCGCGCCTGCCCCTGCCCGCCTGA
- a CDS encoding response regulator — translation MTLAFPQPVRLLLVDDHPLVRDGLRLRLEAVPTLEVLGEADDGRAALAWLQARDERGDALPDLLLMDLNMPGMGGLELAGIVHERWPQIAMIVLSMHDNVEYTMQAIRAGARGYLLKDEPAGEILSAIEHIMNGRNYFSPAVALRLSQGSLPTALLSPREQDILRHIAQGSANKQIAQALHLSVRTVETHRQNIKRKLGIEGQAELVKFAVEHRGF, via the coding sequence ATGACCCTCGCCTTCCCGCAACCCGTCCGGCTGCTTCTCGTCGATGACCATCCGCTGGTGCGCGACGGCCTGCGCCTGCGCCTGGAGGCCGTGCCCACCCTGGAAGTGCTGGGCGAGGCGGACGATGGCCGCGCCGCGCTGGCCTGGCTGCAGGCCCGCGACGAGCGCGGCGATGCGCTGCCCGACCTGCTGCTGATGGACCTGAACATGCCCGGCATGGGCGGACTGGAACTGGCCGGCATCGTCCACGAGCGCTGGCCGCAGATCGCGATGATCGTGCTGTCGATGCACGACAACGTCGAATACACGATGCAGGCGATCCGCGCCGGCGCACGCGGCTATCTGCTGAAGGACGAACCCGCCGGGGAAATCCTGTCGGCCATCGAACACATCATGAACGGGCGCAACTATTTCAGCCCCGCCGTGGCGCTGCGCCTGTCGCAGGGCTCGCTGCCCACCGCGCTGCTGAGTCCGCGCGAACAGGACATCCTGCGCCACATCGCGCAGGGCAGCGCGAACAAGCAGATTGCCCAGGCGCTGCACCTGTCGGTGCGCACGGTGGAAACCCACCGCCAGAACATCAAGCGCAAGCTGGGCATCGAAGGACAGGCCGAACTGGTGAAGTTCGCGGTGGAGCACCGCGGCTTCTAA
- a CDS encoding Bug family tripartite tricarboxylate transporter substrate binding protein, whose translation MRSVAMLCRMAVVACVGMAPALAAQAQDYPNRPVRLIVPFTPGGSTDVMARLLAPVLGQRLGQTIVVENKPGAGTVLGADLVARSPADGYTLLLSAASTYTVNPVVYASLPYDHEKAFQPLGIVASTPLVLLANPGRIKANTLKELAAEAAGHADLAYGSFGSGSTSHFAGEMLNTALGIQPVHVPYRGSAPAMTDLIGGQVPLTVDTVVAAAPQVSAGKVKALAVTSAQRSQMLPDVPTATESGYPSVQFSTWFAFVAPAGLPAPVSAKLEQAIAGMMADKAVRDSLLANGYEPEYGTPAQYRERVAEELPRLRRIAQDAKIQAN comes from the coding sequence ATGCGCAGCGTAGCAATGCTTTGCCGGATGGCCGTGGTGGCCTGCGTGGGCATGGCCCCCGCCCTGGCCGCCCAGGCCCAGGACTATCCCAATCGCCCCGTGAGGCTGATCGTGCCGTTCACGCCCGGCGGCTCCACCGACGTGATGGCCCGCCTGCTTGCGCCCGTGCTCGGGCAGCGCCTGGGCCAGACCATCGTGGTCGAGAACAAGCCGGGCGCGGGCACGGTGCTGGGCGCCGACCTGGTGGCGCGTTCGCCTGCCGACGGCTACACGCTGCTGCTGAGCGCGGCGTCCACCTATACGGTCAATCCGGTGGTGTACGCCTCCTTGCCCTACGACCATGAAAAGGCCTTCCAGCCGCTGGGCATCGTCGCTTCCACCCCGCTGGTGTTGCTTGCCAACCCGGGCAGGATCAAGGCGAACACCTTGAAGGAACTGGCGGCCGAGGCGGCCGGCCATGCCGACCTGGCCTATGGCTCCTTCGGCAGCGGCAGCACCTCGCATTTCGCGGGCGAGATGCTGAACACCGCCCTGGGCATCCAACCCGTGCACGTGCCGTATCGCGGTAGTGCGCCAGCCATGACGGACCTGATCGGCGGCCAGGTGCCCTTGACCGTGGACACCGTGGTGGCCGCCGCGCCGCAAGTGTCGGCTGGCAAGGTCAAGGCGCTGGCGGTGACCAGCGCGCAGCGCTCGCAGATGCTGCCCGATGTGCCCACCGCCACCGAAAGCGGCTATCCCTCGGTGCAGTTCAGCACCTGGTTCGCCTTCGTGGCGCCGGCAGGCCTGCCGGCGCCGGTCAGCGCGAAACTGGAGCAGGCGATTGCCGGCATGATGGCGGACAAGGCGGTGCGGGACAGCCTGTTGGCCAACGGCTACGAGCCCGAGTACGGCACGCCCGCGCAGTATCGCGAGCGGGTGGCCGAAGAGCTGCCGCGCCTGCGCAGGATCGCGCAGGACGCGAAGATACAGGCCAACTGA
- a CDS encoding amidase, which translates to MNALTQLTAVQARAAIERGEVRVRELMEAYVQRVQAVNPRVNALVSTCLDQALEEAGRADAQRQAGVRQGPLFGLPVAHKDSYLVRGVRTTFGSEAFRDFVPTQDSAVVARQRAAGAIVLGKSNMPEFGAGSHTFNTLFGPTRNPYRLDVSAGGSSGGAAAALAAGMVALADGSDMGGSLRNPASFCNVVGLRPSLARVPMSPSSYGWNGVTVGGPMGRCVDDVALLFGVLAGSDPGDPLALPADPQDAERLPRRDPKGLRIAVSRDLGGLPVEPAVLAALGEGVAYLRDMGCIVEEAEPDFTEADEAFEILRALAFATNFGTLEPARMAQVKETVRWNIDVGLTQTGADVARAERIRSAMHARMRTLLETYDFLVAPVSQVVPFDVESEYPTRIADVDMPNYIAWMRSCSRLTMTGHPAISVPCAFTPDGLPVGLQIVGRYRRERELLAFARAFEEACPAARVRPGL; encoded by the coding sequence ATGAATGCACTCACCCAGCTCACCGCCGTGCAGGCCCGTGCCGCCATCGAACGTGGCGAGGTCCGTGTGCGCGAGCTCATGGAGGCCTATGTGCAACGCGTGCAGGCGGTCAACCCGCGCGTGAACGCGCTGGTCAGCACCTGCCTGGACCAGGCGCTGGAAGAGGCCGGCCGCGCGGATGCGCAGCGCCAGGCCGGTGTGCGGCAGGGCCCGTTGTTCGGCTTGCCGGTGGCGCACAAGGACTCCTATCTGGTACGCGGCGTGCGCACCACCTTCGGCTCGGAAGCCTTCCGTGACTTCGTGCCCACCCAGGACAGCGCCGTGGTGGCGCGCCAGCGCGCGGCAGGAGCCATCGTGCTGGGCAAGAGCAACATGCCGGAGTTCGGCGCGGGCTCGCACACCTTCAACACCCTCTTCGGCCCCACGCGCAATCCCTACCGGCTGGACGTCTCGGCGGGCGGCAGCAGCGGCGGGGCGGCAGCCGCGCTGGCGGCGGGCATGGTGGCCTTGGCCGACGGTTCGGACATGGGCGGCTCGCTGCGCAACCCGGCCAGCTTCTGCAACGTGGTGGGCCTGCGGCCGTCGCTGGCCCGCGTGCCGATGTCGCCTTCCAGCTACGGATGGAATGGCGTGACGGTGGGCGGCCCGATGGGCCGTTGCGTCGATGATGTGGCGCTGCTCTTCGGCGTGCTGGCGGGCAGCGATCCGGGCGACCCCCTTGCGCTGCCGGCCGACCCGCAGGATGCGGAGCGCCTGCCGCGGCGCGATCCCAAGGGCCTGCGCATCGCGGTCAGCCGCGACCTGGGCGGCCTGCCAGTCGAGCCGGCGGTGCTGGCCGCGCTGGGAGAGGGCGTGGCGTATCTGCGCGACATGGGCTGCATCGTGGAGGAGGCCGAGCCCGATTTCACCGAGGCCGACGAGGCGTTCGAGATCCTGCGCGCGCTGGCCTTCGCAACGAACTTCGGCACGCTGGAGCCCGCGCGGATGGCGCAGGTGAAGGAAACCGTGCGCTGGAACATCGATGTGGGCCTGACGCAGACCGGCGCCGACGTGGCGCGCGCGGAGCGCATCCGCTCCGCCATGCATGCCCGCATGCGCACGCTGCTGGAAACCTACGATTTCCTGGTGGCGCCCGTCTCGCAGGTGGTGCCCTTCGATGTCGAGTCCGAATATCCCACCCGCATCGCGGACGTGGACATGCCCAACTACATCGCCTGGATGCGCTCATGCTCGCGCCTGACGATGACGGGCCACCCCGCCATCTCGGTGCCTTGCGCCTTCACGCCTGACGGCCTGCCGGTGGGCTTGCAGATCGTCGGCCGCTATCGCCGCGAACGCGAGCTGCTGGCGTTCGCCCGTGCCTTCGAAGAAGCGTGCCCCGCGGCGCGCGTGCGGCCGGGGCTGTAG
- a CDS encoding LysR substrate-binding domain-containing protein produces the protein MKPASLHATPLAYFLEVAQRGSLSAASQTLHVAVSAISRQIARLESDMGTPLFHRDPRGMRLTEAGLAVQHYARRTLLDAQALQDALHGLASLAHTAVRLACTDGFAHDYMPSVIARFQQSYPGVTFSMINCEPAQVTRHVREGIVDLGLTFATAAQEGIRVEHSEVAPVYAHVSRHHPLARLKSVTLREVLRHPLVLPTPPNTIRQLFDLVCSLEDLRPQVLMTSNSISGLAAYLRHGSAVNLIGSLAVRNRLRPDRQVLVPISNPEMSQRVLQVQSMAGRQLSAGVRAFCDALLADIRRRRPRVPKLAGSPLRER, from the coding sequence ATGAAACCCGCCTCGCTGCACGCCACGCCCCTGGCCTATTTCCTGGAAGTCGCCCAGCGCGGGTCGCTGAGCGCCGCCTCGCAGACCCTGCACGTCGCGGTTTCCGCCATCAGCCGGCAGATCGCAAGGCTGGAATCGGACATGGGCACGCCACTGTTCCACCGCGACCCACGGGGCATGCGCCTGACCGAAGCCGGCCTGGCGGTCCAGCATTACGCGCGCCGCACGCTGCTCGATGCCCAGGCATTGCAAGATGCGCTGCACGGCCTGGCCAGCCTGGCGCACACCGCCGTGCGCCTGGCCTGCACCGATGGTTTTGCGCACGACTACATGCCGTCCGTCATCGCGCGCTTCCAGCAAAGCTATCCGGGCGTGACCTTCTCGATGATCAACTGCGAGCCCGCGCAGGTGACCCGCCACGTGCGCGAAGGCATCGTGGACCTGGGCCTGACGTTTGCCACGGCGGCGCAGGAAGGCATCCGCGTCGAGCACTCCGAGGTGGCGCCCGTCTATGCCCACGTGTCGCGCCACCACCCGCTGGCGCGCCTGAAGTCGGTTACCCTGCGCGAGGTGCTGCGGCATCCGCTGGTCCTGCCCACGCCGCCCAACACCATCCGGCAATTGTTCGACCTGGTCTGCAGCCTGGAAGACCTGCGTCCGCAGGTCCTGATGACCAGCAATTCGATCAGCGGCCTGGCGGCCTATCTGCGCCACGGCAGCGCGGTCAACCTGATCGGCTCGCTGGCGGTGCGCAACCGCCTGCGGCCGGACCGGCAGGTGCTGGTGCCCATCAGCAATCCGGAAATGAGCCAGCGCGTGCTGCAGGTGCAATCGATGGCCGGCAGGCAGTTGTCGGCGGGCGTGCGCGCCTTCTGCGACGCGCTGCTGGCGGACATCCGGCGCCGCCGGCCGCGCGTGCCCAAGCTGGCCGGTTCGCCGCTGCGCGAACGGTAG
- a CDS encoding LysR family transcriptional regulator, with amino-acid sequence MDSLSGIAVFVQVAETLSFTQAARVLGVSASAIGKSIARMEARLGVRLFHRSTRSIALTPEGALFRERCRRILCEAEAAEHELRHHTGTPSGKLRVSMPLICGLVMPILTDFLRAYPDIELELDLTDRLVDVIDEGFDVVVRGGALRDSRLMSRSLGSFGYVLVGSPEYFARHGTPATPAALAGHACLLHRYAETGKIARWPLGDADIPPMRETLISTTAESLLHTARAGLGIACLPEFLTRDALARGELVSVLDMHVDRPGSFHLLWPASRHASRKLRVFIDYMVEHLVAGGKANPPAPTPTRPTLPEAA; translated from the coding sequence ATGGACAGCCTGAGCGGCATCGCCGTTTTCGTGCAGGTGGCCGAGACCCTCAGCTTCACCCAGGCGGCCCGGGTGCTGGGCGTGTCGGCATCGGCCATCGGCAAGAGCATCGCCCGCATGGAGGCCCGCCTGGGCGTGCGGCTGTTTCACCGCAGCACGCGCAGCATCGCGCTCACTCCCGAAGGCGCCCTCTTTCGCGAACGCTGCCGCCGCATCCTGTGCGAGGCCGAGGCCGCCGAACACGAGCTGCGCCACCACACCGGCACGCCCAGCGGCAAGCTGCGCGTGAGCATGCCGCTCATCTGCGGTCTGGTCATGCCCATCCTGACCGACTTCCTGCGCGCCTATCCGGACATCGAGCTGGAGCTGGACCTGACCGACAGGCTGGTGGACGTGATCGACGAAGGCTTCGACGTGGTGGTGCGCGGCGGCGCGCTGCGCGACTCGCGGCTGATGTCGCGCTCGCTGGGCAGCTTCGGCTATGTGCTGGTCGGTTCACCCGAGTATTTCGCGCGCCATGGCACGCCCGCCACGCCCGCGGCACTGGCGGGCCACGCCTGCCTGTTGCACCGCTACGCCGAAACCGGCAAGATCGCGCGCTGGCCGCTGGGCGATGCCGACATTCCCCCGATGCGCGAGACGCTGATCTCCACCACCGCCGAATCCTTGCTGCACACCGCGCGCGCGGGCCTGGGCATCGCGTGCCTGCCAGAGTTCCTGACACGCGACGCGCTGGCCCGCGGTGAACTGGTGTCGGTGCTGGACATGCACGTCGACCGGCCCGGCTCCTTCCATCTGCTGTGGCCCGCCAGCCGCCATGCCTCGCGCAAGCTGCGCGTCTTCATCGACTACATGGTCGAACACCTCGTTGCCGGCGGCAAAGCCAATCCGCCGGCTCCCACGCCAACCCGCCCCACTCTGCCGGAGGCCGCATGA
- the arsC gene encoding arsenate reductase (glutaredoxin) (This arsenate reductase requires both glutathione and glutaredoxin to convert arsenate to arsenite, after which the efflux transporter formed by ArsA and ArsB can extrude the arsenite from the cell, providing resistance.), giving the protein MSTATIYHNPKCGTSRNVLAMLREAGIEPVVVEYLKSPPSHATLAALIRAAGLTVREAVRTKEPIYTELGLDDPAASDEDLLSAMLEHPILINRPFVVTTQGTRLCRPADLVKEILPA; this is encoded by the coding sequence ATGAGCACCGCCACGATCTACCACAACCCCAAATGCGGCACCTCGCGCAACGTGCTGGCCATGCTGCGCGAGGCCGGCATCGAACCTGTCGTCGTCGAGTACCTGAAGTCGCCGCCGTCGCACGCCACGCTGGCCGCCCTGATCCGCGCGGCCGGCCTGACGGTGCGCGAGGCCGTCCGCACCAAGGAACCGATTTACACCGAGCTGGGCCTGGACGATCCGGCCGCCAGCGACGAAGACCTGTTGTCAGCCATGCTGGAACACCCTATCCTCATCAACCGCCCTTTCGTTGTGACCACGCAGGGCACCCGGCTGTGCCGCCCGGCCGACCTCGTGAAGGAAATCCTGCCCGCCTGA
- a CDS encoding PAS domain-containing sensor histidine kinase — translation MNAPIAPRPSLDEALNGDQRFQLLVDAIRDYAIYLLDLQGNVSSWNTGAQRFKGYAAEEIIGQHFSRFYTAQDRERGEPQRALSTALQYGHFESEAWRVRKDGSPFWANVVIDIIRNEKGEPIGFAKITRDITERRRAQEEIERARDTLAQSQKMEAIGRLTGGVAHDFNNLLTVIRSSAELLRRPGIPDTRRAHYVNAIAETAERAAGLTRQLLAFARRQSLRPEAFFVSQRLDGLAQIIDTTLGGRIVKRQTLAVDTSAVLADPAQFDTALLNIVINARDAMPNGGQLSISSRNVDHVPPLRRHARVDGAFVAVSVEDTGSGIAPDTLGRIFEPFFTTKPTGKGTGLGLSQVYGFVKQSGGEIAVTSTVGVGTCFTLYLPRAANVPVPLAAACVQDIDNTLAPRKVLLVEDNETVGRFAHGLLAELGLSVTWATGAQAALAVLEAGRDRYDMVFSDVVMPGMSGIELGHEIRRRWPDLPVVLTSGYSHVLAEEGTHGFELLHKPYSLEGLLKALKLPSRGQ, via the coding sequence ATGAATGCACCCATAGCGCCCCGCCCGAGCCTCGATGAAGCGCTCAACGGCGACCAGCGCTTCCAGCTGCTGGTCGATGCCATCCGGGACTACGCCATCTACCTGCTCGACCTGCAGGGGAATGTCAGCAGTTGGAACACCGGCGCCCAGCGTTTCAAGGGGTATGCGGCCGAGGAAATCATCGGCCAGCATTTTTCCCGCTTCTACACGGCGCAGGACCGCGAGCGCGGCGAACCGCAACGCGCGCTGTCCACCGCATTGCAATACGGCCACTTCGAAAGCGAGGCCTGGCGCGTGCGCAAGGACGGCTCGCCGTTCTGGGCCAACGTCGTCATCGACATCATCCGCAATGAAAAAGGCGAGCCCATCGGCTTCGCCAAGATCACGCGCGACATCACCGAGCGCCGCCGCGCGCAGGAAGAGATCGAGCGCGCGCGAGATACCCTGGCCCAATCCCAGAAGATGGAGGCCATCGGCCGCCTGACCGGCGGCGTGGCGCACGACTTCAACAACCTGCTGACGGTCATCCGCTCCTCGGCCGAGCTGCTGCGCCGCCCCGGCATCCCGGATACGCGGCGCGCGCACTACGTCAACGCCATCGCGGAAACCGCGGAGCGCGCGGCGGGCCTCACCCGCCAGCTGCTGGCCTTCGCGCGACGCCAATCGCTGCGGCCCGAGGCCTTCTTCGTGTCGCAGCGACTGGACGGCCTGGCGCAGATCATCGACACGACGTTGGGCGGGCGCATCGTCAAGCGCCAGACCCTGGCGGTCGACACCTCGGCCGTGCTGGCCGACCCCGCGCAATTCGACACGGCGCTGCTGAACATCGTCATCAATGCGCGCGACGCGATGCCCAACGGCGGACAGCTGTCCATCTCCAGCCGCAATGTCGACCACGTGCCGCCGCTGCGCCGCCATGCGCGCGTCGATGGCGCCTTCGTGGCCGTTTCCGTCGAGGACACCGGCAGCGGCATCGCGCCCGACACGCTGGGCCGCATCTTCGAACCCTTCTTCACGACCAAGCCCACCGGCAAGGGCACCGGCCTGGGCCTGAGCCAGGTTTATGGCTTCGTGAAGCAGTCGGGCGGCGAGATCGCCGTCACCAGCACGGTGGGCGTGGGCACCTGCTTCACGCTCTACCTGCCGCGGGCGGCCAACGTCCCCGTGCCGCTGGCGGCAGCCTGTGTGCAGGACATCGACAACACCCTGGCGCCACGCAAGGTGCTGCTGGTGGAAGACAATGAAACCGTGGGCCGCTTCGCGCACGGCCTGCTGGCCGAGCTGGGCCTGTCGGTCACCTGGGCGACCGGCGCACAGGCGGCCCTGGCCGTGCTGGAAGCCGGCCGCGACCGCTACGACATGGTCTTCTCGGACGTCGTGATGCCCGGCATGAGCGGCATCGAGCTGGGGCACGAGATCCGCCGCCGCTGGCCCGACCTGCCCGTCGTCCTGACCAGCGGCTACAGCCACGTGCTGGCCGAGGAAGGCACGCACGGATTCGAACTGCTGCACAAGCCTTATTCGCTGGAAGGCCTGCTCAAGGCGCTGAAGCTGCCTTCGCGCGGCCAGTAA